A genomic region of Nymphaea colorata isolate Beijing-Zhang1983 chromosome 2, ASM883128v2, whole genome shotgun sequence contains the following coding sequences:
- the LOC116247271 gene encoding cationic peroxidase 1-like — MAPSSFSFCYSAVVLLCLCTVASAQLSPTFYNTSCPNVLSTIQTGIQAALQADSRMGASLLRMHFHDCFVQGCDGSVLLDDTANFTGEKTAFPNNNSLRGFEVIDALKSSVEALCPGVVSCADILAVAARDSVVTLGGPTWTVPLGRRDSTTANISLANTNLPAPTLNLSGLITSFANQGLTAAEMVALSGGHTIGLARCVSYRDHIYNDSNINANYSASLRAICPFSSGDDVLAPLDVATNATFDNRYYTNLLSNQGLLHSDQELFNGGSTDAQVTSYTTNSTAFFADFTSAMIKMSSIGVLTGTSGQIRTNCRRVN, encoded by the exons ATGgctccttcttctttctctttctgctACTCGGCTGTTGTCCTGCTCTGTCTCTGCACAGTCGCTTCGGCGCAGCTCTCCCCTACTTTCTACAACACGTCGTGTCCAAATGTTCTCTCCACGATCCAGACTGGAATTCAGGCGGCGCTCCAGGCAGATTCCAGGATGGGTGCCTCTCTTCTTCGCATGCATTTTCATGATTGCTTTGTCCAA GGATGTGATGGATCGGTGCTTCTGGATGACACTGCAAATTTCACGGGAGAAAAGACGGCGTTCCCCAACAACAACTCGCTCAGAGGCTTCGAGGTCATCGATGCCTTGAAATCCAGCGTCGAGGCTCTGTGCCCCGGCGTCGTTTCCTGTGCAGACATTCTTGCAGTCGCTGCCCGTGATTCAGTCGTaacg CTGGGAGGCCCTACATGGACGGTGCCGcttggaagaagagattcaaCGACGGCGAACATTAGCTTAGCCAACACCAACCTCCCAGCACCCACCCTCAACTTGAGCGGCCTCATCACCTCATTTGCAAATCAGGGACTAACCGCTGCAGAAATGGTTGCCCTTTCAG GAGGTCACACGATCGGACTGGCGAGGTGCGTGAGCTACAGAGACCACATCTACAACGACAGCAACATCAATGCTAATTACTCGGCTTCGTTGAGGGCCATCTGCCCCTTCTCCAGCGGCGACGACGTTCTCGCGCCGCTCGACGTCGCCACCAACGCGACCTTCGACAACCGATACTACACCAACCTGCTAAGCAACCAGGGGCTGCTCCACTCGGACCAGGAGCTGTTCAATGGAGGCTCCACCGACGCGCAGGTCACCTCCTACACCACCAACTCCACCGCCTTCTTCGCCGACTTCACCAGCGCCATGATCAAGATGAGCAGCATCGGCGTCCTCACGGGGACGAGCGGACAGATACGAACCAACTGCAGAAGAGTTAACTAG